The Musa acuminata AAA Group cultivar baxijiao chromosome BXJ1-8, Cavendish_Baxijiao_AAA, whole genome shotgun sequence genomic sequence TTCCTTGTTTGTCATTTACTCCGTTTATCGAGGCATCGATGGATGGGGATATCAGATCGGCGTTCTTTGTCCGTCGAGATTTGGTCATGGAACCACGCAATATCGTCTTGTTTATCGTCACCTGAAATCCGAATATTGTATTTTCCGATCAGAAACGTTGATGGTTGGACCGCAGAGACGTGATATTTATAGTGTTTTAGATATTGGCTATTCTGAACTTGGAGTCTTTGTATAATATTTTGTCAATAATCCTGATAGCTTGTCTTAGCATGTTGTATTATGCTTGCAATTTTGTTCTTTTATTTGTTACCTGAAATTCGAATTTAAATATGAATTGTGATAGTTTCAGATTAGGGACATGATAATTATAGCGTTGTGGGTATTACCTATGCTGTGTTTTGGATTCTTTTTGTAGCATTTTATGAGTTCTCATGAGAGTTTGCTACAGCATATCAAACTAGACCGGAAGCTTTATACCTTTTGTGTGGTGATTTGTGGTAATTAGTAGATTTGTGTGTAGTATTTGTTATGTCCGACCAATGCTGTCATTTCATTGATTAAATGTTGTAGTAGAGTAGAATATATCCTTGATGCTGTTTTTGATGCCGTTAGAGTACATCATGTTTTTAGAGAAGCTAATAGAGCTGCTGACTGGATAGCTAATTATTCTAAAACTTCTCAATCCACTTACATGTGGAATTTTGTCTTTCCTTCTGATTTGTCATGTATTATCAGCTCTGATGCTGGTGGGGAACTTTGTATTCATTTTGCTCAGGTTTAATTAgagcttcttctctttttgaTAAAAAAAGAGTAGAATATATCCTCACTTCTCAATGTTTGATATCTAATTCTAATAACCattttttcttgttattttttaCACAAAAAATTGTAATTCAGTCGAACAATCATTGAACTGTACTGCTATTTCAGATTTGGTTGCCAACATTTAGGTATGAAACTCAGATCTCGGCCTGCTGGACGTGTTGGGTCCAActgtttccttctttctttctattttccGCTGTACAAAACAGCTTCTGTTGGTCTTCTCATTTTCAATTGAATCTGGCCCAACTCTGACTGGTAGTGGTCCCTAGTCATCTAGTATGATTCTGGATCATGGAGGGTGTTCTAGATTTGAAGATTTCTTATTTCCATGTAATCATGTTTGGCTGCTGCTGAAGCTTTTGCTTAATGAGAGTTCTTGTTGTCCTTCTGCTTTACAACTCTTACATGACATTGCTATGTTTATATCTGAACTTTATTAAATGCTATTatgcatggttttttttttttttgctaatccATCTTCATGGTTACAACAGCCTGCTCCTACAACCTTCGATGAAGTCTTCCAGTGCATTTTTGATTATATTGACAGACTGTTTGTCATGGTCCGCCCCCGGAAGCTTCTATATATGGCAATTGGTGAGTTTTTATTTAAAGACCCTCTTGCAATATTCATATTTCaatgttttaagaaatatttCAAGGTGTTATACAGCAGTCCGCTGGGAGATCTATGCTTAAACTGCTGCTCGTGGTTTCCTATCTGTTTTTGTTGTTTATTATTCAAGTAATTGGATCCATGGTCTTGTTAGAGTGTTCTTTGTTGTGACTACTTCTGATGTCTCTTAGTGTACCTCAAGTATATTAATAATGGAATTGTGAATCTAGATGGTGTTGCACCAAGAGCTAAGATGAACCAGCAGCGCTCTAGACGATTCAGGGCAGCGAAAGATGCAGCTGATGCGGTGGGTGTGTCTACATTCAATATTGCCTTctctatattatattatcatgacATGAAATATAGTGTCTACATGCAACTCTATAGCGATTATGATCATCATTCGTTGCCATATATTGCAGGCAGCAGAAGAAGAAAGGCTGCGTCAAGAGTTTGAAAGTGAGGGCAGAAAGCTCCCTCCTAAACAGGAATCACAAGTTTTTGATTCGAATGTTATTACCCCTGGGACTGAATTCATGGCTGTTTTATCAACTGCACTGCAGTACTATATACATCTTCGGCTAAATTATGACCCTGGTTGGAAACGAATAAAAGTATGTCAGTGAAGAACATTTGTCCTCGATAGTTTCTTATGTGTTTTTTCTTTTGCCCTGCAAACATTAAAGTGGATTTTGGTCAATCATTTTTGCTGTCCAAATAGACCAGTTATCCAACATTGATAAAGTAAGCATAAAGCGTATAAATTTTCTTATAATAAATTTTCTTGAAGGTTCTCCTTTCTGATGCAAATGTTCCTGGTGAAGGGGAACACAAAATTATGTCATACGTCCGGCTTCAACGAAATTTACCTGGTTATGATCCAAATACTCGACACTGTCTTTATGGATTGGTATGTTCCTTTATTAGtaggttatttatttatttatatatgatgcTTTTAACATTTCTATAGACAGGGAGATGTTACTACTTATGTGCATATTTGCAGAGTTGTTACCTACCTTTCATGACTTCACGTTCTTTCTCTGGACATCATATCTTCTCATGTTCTCTATCAATGAGCTAGAATAATTTTTCTCTGGATCCGATGTATTATTTTTTCATCTGTGCTGTGTCTTTATATGTTTTTTGCAATGAACTCCTTGAGCTTGTTACTAGAGCTTCCACGGCAACCTGGGGAGTTCGTCTGCTGCTTCACCTTTCAGTATATACGGATGTCTTATGATCTGTATTTTCTAGTATTCTGACTTTTTCAGTGTAGCCTTCTCATTTTAGTTGAGAAAAAAAAGTGTATCTCATAACACAAAACTTAAGCAGATCCGATgctgttttcttttcttctttagtgAATTTCAAATTGATTTTAGTAAAATtaaatttacctttaaacatgtTTCGCTGAATTTAACCATTTCTGACTTGCTTTCCCTTAGTATGGTCTATTAGATATCTGTAAGACTCTAACAGTGACCAAGCTTGTTATGTATATTTTCAAGTTAAATCTATGTGGTTCTCCACTTTCTCTTTGCAGGATGCGGACTTGATCATGTTAGCTTTGGCCACACATGAGGTGCACTTTTCAATCTTGAGAGAGGTTAGAGTTGCTAATAATCTCCttctgatttgaaattatgtagttCAGCTTGCATAGATGACTATTAAACATGTTTGAGTCAAATCGATTGCTTGCATGATTTAGCTGTTGAACTGTTATATTAGCTCAAAGAAGTTTGTGTTGAATGGTGTATCCTTGAGATTTATGTTTCGTGAACAAAGATTTGActtagattttattttattttttctttccaagCTTGTAGTTGTTGCCTTATCATCTACTGCTGAAAATAAATAAGCATTCATAAATTTTATAGCTTCTTTCTCATGTTTTGATCTTTGTGAATGGCATTTGTTAGATTGTTTTCACTCCCGGGCAGCAGGACAAGTGCTTCTTGTGTGGTCAGATGGGCCATTTAGCAGCAAATTGCCAAGGGAATGCTAAAAGAAAATCTGGAGAGTTTGATGAGAAGAGTGAAGATGTTTCTGTTGCAAAAAAGCCTTACCAGGTCTGGTTTATtgatatatatgtttttttatggTTTTTTGTGCATCATTTCTTACTTTTATTGTACTTGAATGAAATGTGCAGTTCCTTAACATTTGGACTCTTCGAGAATATCTGGAATATGAATTCAGAATCCCTAATCCTCCTTTTGAAGTTGACTTTGAGCGCATAGTTGATGATTTCATCTTCATATGTTTCTTTGTTGGAAATGACTTTCTACCCCACATGCCAACTTTGGAAATTCGAGAGGTTTGTTCCTTTAATCATTTTGGCCCTTTTTGACAGTATAAATATAACAACCAAATGTTTGTACTTCATTAATTTCCTTAACATGGGACATGCTTTTCATAGAAACATCTTACCTTTAAAATATGAATTCAGATAAATGGTTTGATCTTGCTCACAAGTTAATCATTGTTTCCTTTTGCCTTTTCAcgttttctttttttagttatgtATGAACttatgatattaaatattaatcgATCTTAATGGTGACAGGGTGCCATAAATTTGTTAATGGCTGTATACAAGAAGGAGTTTATGGTGATGGGTGGTTATTTGACAGACTCGAGCACGGTATACAACATTTGCCTTCTCTTCTTTTGACTCTGATTCAAGTTTACATCTCACCTACTAAACTTTATGTTTTTGTTGTGCCAGCCCAACTTGAGCAGAGTTGAACATTTTATCCAGGCTGTAGGGTCCTATGAGGATAAAATATTCCAGAAAAGGTCTCGTTTGCATCAGGTCTACTCTCCATAAATTAGTTTTTTTGGCTTTGCGTTATCAATTTTAGATTTTACCATAACTATTAATCTGCATCAACCTTCAAATGATGCCATGTTCACTATCTTTCGTTTGGAAGAAATATAACTGCACTATGATAAAGGACCAAGCCTGTTCATTATATGTTTTGCTTTTAGTTGCAACCTGTGAAACAATTATGacgataacatgtagattttcacTGTTTAGCTGAAGGATTATGTTGCCACATGCCATGAATATGCCATTTCTTGGTTGAGATAGGATGTTCTGCATAGCATTTTTTGCGAAAGGAGGAAATGATCTGGATAATCTGCATCCTGCTTCATCCAGCTGACTAAAAGCTGTTATGTATTGACCTCATAACGACCAAAATCAACTCTGATTTAACTTATGTCAATTCAATTGTCTTTTAGAGGCCCAAAACTTTTGAAAAATAATCTTTAAGAACTGAAAATCAGACCAGAACTTAAACTATAATTTTGAGCAACTAATCATAACCTATATGGCAACTAGCCTTCTTGATCCAAACTAATTATGTTTTGTGGTAAGGACTCTGATCAGGTGACTTCTTAATTATTGTCCAAGATCTCGAGTCTCAAATTGTTGTGAGAATTTAATTGTGTTTTGGAGTTTCCTCACATGGAATCTTGAATTAATAAGGCTTAATTGATTCCGTAAGAGTGATTATCCTctttgattctgcaaatctgaTCACCAAATTCTGTGAACTCTGGTCAAATAGATCTTGGGAATGTCAGAAATTGGAAAATCATGGTTAACCAACAAACATGAAATATTGATACTTATAGGTTGAATACATGAAATTGTGTAgttatttatgatgataaatgtTTATGGCATGTTAATTGAGGTGGTATGTGTTTTTGATATATCGATGGCAGTTTTCATTAATGTCATTTAAATCATTTGattaaatctgtttcataaaaatTGTGgtcttcttgattttttttattggtcTTTATTTTTCAGCGTCAAGCAGAAAGAATTAAGCGTGAAAAGGCTCAAATAAAAAGAGGagatgatattgatcctcaagTGAGGACCGATCTTATAGTTCCTGTTACTCGTTTTCAAGGTTCGCGGCTCGCATCTGGTGCTTTGCCTTCACCATATCAACAAATAGGTTCTTCGTACAATTTGGAAAGCACAGTATCTATGAGAAGAGAAAATCAAGTAGGCCGATCTACCGGTGCCATGCCAGTTGACATCCAGACTAGTCGATCTAGAACATACGACAGCAAAGGGGTTAACGACCGAGCCCGAAAAATTGCACGGCTTTCTTCTTCTGGAGCAACTATCGGTGCAGCCATTGTTGAGGCTGAGAACAGTTTTGAAGTAGAAGTAAGTTTACTTATCTATGCTTTTGATTTCACATTATGTTAAATAGTTCTATTTTTTATTGTGCATGTTATTCCTTTTATTGATTTGTTATCTAAAACTatgtttttaatttttagatCTGTGAAAATAGGGAGGAATTGAAGACAAAGCTTAAGGAATTGCTTAAGGAGAAGTCTGACCTTTTTAACTCTGAAAATCCAGTGGAGGACAAGGTTTGAAACTAAACTAAACTTATATTGTTTGATTTTAGCATGCTTATCTACTTAATTCTGCTTTTCTGTTACATCAAGACAAACTGTATCTGCTCCTCTAAGTACTTCTGTTGTAGTTTTTTCTTGGGAGTTTGTGTTTTTGGTTGTGAGGGGATTGGACTGATTTGTCCTTGCtctttttgctccaattctgcCCATGCAGGCATGTCTACAGGACATGGTCCAATTTACTCATTGCCAGTTTGATTTAGAATGAAATTCTAGGTTGTTCTGCTGCTGGAGCCATTTCCAGGGTAGTAAGAAAGAATTTAGCAAGGGCTTGCAGAAAAGAAAAATCAATGTATTGGTATCAGATATGTTGCACCACTAGCATTCTCCCACCAAATAGTCCTGGGTAACTTGTGCACCATCCTTTTTTACCTAACAGGATATTCTCCTCTATAACCTATGACGGCGCCCAATTCCTAATCCGTTTAGGACTTCTGTGCCAAGCTTGGACATGACAACTATGAAAAACTTGGCATTTCTAGTTGATTCTTTTTTGgaaaaaatataagataaatcTATAATTAGTCTTTCAGGCAAAAAGGGTCCTCTCACAGTGTCAGTATGGCAAGTGTTAGCTTGTAACTGAAATTCCCACTTCATAATCCAACTGGCAAAACTTGTGGCTGTGAACCTGGCAAGTGGTATATGTCCGACATTTTTCATGTTGTCCAGGTAACACTGCCTAAGTGACATCTAAAATAGCTGATAAAACTGAAACTTAACAGCTTGAGTTGAATTAGAGTTGAGCTTGGCATATAAATGCTTCAGATGTCATTACCCTATGGTCTCCCAGATTGTGCTTAAAACGGAGGTCCTATCCGTTTTCTGGATTTGATTGTCTTTTAAAATATTGGTTATTCCTTGTTTGCCACGATATCGTGTGTTTTTGGGCTCTCCTTTGCAGATGCTTCCTGAATTAGTGAATGCCTATTCAACTCCAGAATTGTGATGAGTTTACACCATTCATGCACTACAGACAAGCTATTGGTTGTAAATACTtcttttatttcaaaaaaaaaaactatctttTTGTGATCTGAATGCATTCCAGGTGCCATGCATTAGTCATCTAGAGGAGTTATATTTAGGGATTTTATATTGCTGATGAACAGTATTGGTTGACATACTGCTCTTTGCTTGTTATGACAGGTAAAACTAGGAGAGCCGGGATGGAAAGATAGATACTATCAAGAAAAGTTTTCTGCAAAATATCCTGAGGAAATTGAAGCAATTCAAAAAGATGTTGTAAGTCATTTGCTATGTAAACAAACTTTCTGTATATTTATGTTCAGGGATATCTACACATCTGATGTTTGTAAATAAATACACAGGTAGCTTATAGAAACATGTACAAGTATATGCATATCCTTTTCTTCTTACATGGGTTTCAACGACTGCTCTTCACAATCTATGCTGATCATTCCTCACTTGTTTTTCATTATTTCCTGACTGACCTTTGCGTTTTTGACTGAAGATGCTTAGCATTACCAGGATACTTCCCATGCATCTTACAATCTGATTGTAATTTTGTCAATAGATTATGTAGATGGCAGTAGGATCTCGTCATCTGAACATGAAAAGAAGCATGAAGTCTGAACACATAGCAAAGCAAAATACATAGATTCCATGCTATATCCTAAGTCTATTGTTATCCTCACTTAATATTTAGTCAAGACTGTTAGTTGTTGGCATCCAAACTAAGCAACCGGGTATACATGGGGATGCCTATTTTGTTAACTCGGATAAAAGGATGCCTTTGCCAGAATATGTTCAATGTAGTTGTCGTAGCAAATGCTTGGTAGTGGGTAGGGGAATATGTCAAAGTTGAATTATGATACATGGTAAGTATCACAACAATGAATGAATGGTTTGTAAATAGAGGTGAGAGCTTCTTTGGTAATATATATCGGTGTATCTCATACCATGGTGATGCATCCTAGGTTGCATAGTTTGTATATCAAGACCTGTATCAGTTATAAAAGATATGATTGTCTTTGACAAAGATTGGTTGTATAGGATAGACAATGTGCCATCCCACATAGTCTGGATTGGGCACACTGGTAAATGGGTTCAAGTACGAAAGAATTAATTGTGGATAGGCGTGTGGCTGAAGGGATTCGAGTAGTGACAACAAATTTATTTCTTAGTCATATatatgatttctatttttttctctttcctcCATCTTGGCTTCCCTTGCCTTCTCCCCTACTCAATCCTCTTTTTTTTATGTTTGTTAATTCAGCTAGAACTGCCCAAACTTATGCTTTGATGTGCTTATGGGTGCTTTTCATGTGGCACAACTGAATATGATATCTTCTCGAGGTTGATTTATTCCAATATATGTATTTGGCATGGGCCAGCACTGCACAGTGCTACCTTATGTGCAATGGCAGCATGAGTGGCTAGAGCTAAACATGCTGTTCTTTGACCCTTGATATATGAAGAGTATAAAATTAACATTTAAGACATGGATTATGTATTTTATACactcatcaatttatttatttaagtgTTTTTCCTTTTTGTAAGGTTGAATCGTCAAAAATTGTTAAAGGGATTTTCCTCATTCCTTTTCTTGGTTAGGTTTTAAGGTACACTGAAGGCTTATGCTGGGTCATGCATTATTATTATGAGGGAGTTTGCTCATGGCAATGGTAAGCATTGTCACCATTACTTTAATATACAAATTtgttttttgtttaattttgttgTTAAAATGTATTTGTCATTATTGAATAATAGATAGCTTTGTTCAGTGTAGAAGTGATAATCTTGAGTctagtttattttttttcaaaaatattaaatgCTGTCGTCTTCTATTAAGAAAACCTTTCCTGTTAACTCGTTTCTTGATTTCACAGCCTTGAATTGATCGTACATGTTTTTTGTAATATATATTCCTTTGTTATAAAGTGCATGAGATAATTTAGTTAATCCTAGTTAATACATAATATGGCCCCAAAATTTTTATGGTTGATCATCACCAGGCCCAGGAAATGGTGGGTTGCTTTATGGAACATTCTTTTGTATATTCAGTCCTGCTTGAAATCTGCTTACTGGATGTTTGGTCTTTTCTCTTTAGAACATAGCTTGCACATCTTGTTGCAGGTAAACCAAATATATTATGTTGTTATGTCTTGCCCCATGTAACTATTAGATCTAACCCACTATATCTTAGGGTGACACATAGAAGCTGGTTATGGTGCTTAGGTAATATATAGGTCTTCTCTAAGCATATTATATGCTAAACTGGTGTTTTCTGGTGGTactatctctctctttctttttgtttttgaagGACCTCATGTCAGTTGTAGTTTAGGAGCTTTAATGTATCTTCGACAATAACCAAATTCGTATTTGGATGCTTGCGTTTAAGGTGTTACATACAGATGAACTGTGTTTGCTTTGTGTAGTGAAGCTTTTGACTTAGCTACACATTTTATTTTCTGATTGATAGACAAATGAGGCTTAAGCAGTTTTGGGCTCTTTTGACAATGAATGGAATGTATGCTGTAACAGACTTGATGGATCTATTGTATGATGTTACTGGAAGTTATATGCAAATCATCAGAACATAAtattcttttttcattttattataaaaaatccatttatataaattatcttatATTTGACTTTCTTAACTGTTTGCTTCTTTCATCAACCAGGTTTTATCCATATCATTATGCTCCTTTTGCTTCTGACATGAAGGATCTGGGTGGCTTGAATATAAGCTTTAAGCTTGGTTCACCTTTCAAACCATTTGATCAGTTAATGGGGGTGTTTCCAGCTGCAAGGTTAGAGTTAATTGAATctttcatcacattttgtacgattaaatatttttaagtggCTGATACTATATTTGCATTTGCAGTGCACATGCACTTCCTATACATTATAGGAGATTGATGTCAGATCCAACATCACCAATTCTGGATTTCTATCCAACTGGTAATTTAAATTTAACATACATGAATATCTCTCCTAGTTTATGCTTCTGATACTTTAAccttcttttaaattttttaacaGATTTTGAGGTGGATATGAATGGAAAGAGATTTTCTTGGCAGGTTAGATTATCACAAGTTTTAAGTAGATCTTTTGTTGCCTTTGatatgatattgcttttcataccATGCAATTTGATGGCATCATCGGTAACCTTTTTCAGGGTATCGCCAAGCTGCCTTTTATAGAGGAAATTCGCTTACTGTCTGAAATTAAAAAAGTGGAGCATACTTTAACGGTACTGAAGTGATATTTTTAAGTTCAGGAAAGCTCATGTTGTTTGCATATGGAAATTGAATTTGACCAAATTTTGTTGCCCTTTTTATAGGAAGAGGAGGCACGTCGAAACAGCATAATGTCCGACATGCTTTTTGTGAATGTTTCTCACACACTTTCTCCATACATATTCTCTCTGACAAGCAGGTTCTCACATTTGTCTGCCAAGGAACTGGCTGAAGTGAAAGAGAAACTTGACCCTGCATCCAGGTATATGTTCCTAACCTGAATTACAATATCTGTAACTCTTTATGTATGGTAAAAAGGGTATCTGTGTTCAAGGTTACTGTCGGTATATGTTTCTAACCTGAATTACAATATATTTAGCTTTTTATGTAATTGTGTATGTATGGTAAAAAGGGTATCTGTGTTCGAGGTTACCATCGGTCTAGGATTGGAGGGTCAATATTTATGGCTTtacctttaaatataaatatagatgCTATTTCCATGACTCAAACCCTGGTGTCAAGGTGCAATCTTACCTTTGTACCGAGGCCCACCCTCAATTGTTGATTTATGATTTTGAATATTTGGTTGAAGGCCATGGTCAAAGGTGTTGACACATATTAGCATGATGAGAAAATCAATAGTAATTGTTAGGCTTGGGGAAAAATGTActctaatttttattaattaaaaaaagtaGATTTTGAACTAAAAAAGATTTACTGAATCAAAAGAACATGTTGATTTGCTGAAACTTGAACTCATGACATTCAGGTTGTGGTTATGGATCCCGTGGATAGATTAGAAGCAAAATGAATATCTTGATTTGCTGAAACTTGATGCTGTGGCATTCAAGGTGGTTATGAAGATGAATTGGAATGTGTTATTTTTAAGGACGCTGTTGTGTTCTCTTCATTGCGATTTAGGACACTACATAGAAGCATTGAAATTGCTATTTGTCATATTGAAGTAGGTGGTCATTGTGTCAATGTTGCAAGACTTAAAACAAGATGCCTTTATTCTGTTTTTAAGTCTGTGTTCCTTCTTGTCTCGATTGTCTGAGTTATGCTGTTAATATCTGCACCAAGTGATTCTAGAAGCAAGCATGTTAAGCCACTTACTGGATGGCAGCTAAGCTGCAAATTATTTTAAAGTTGTTGGTTTGTAATTTTAATGACATCGATATACTTTGCTCCTTTATGCTCCTATCTTTTTGTATATCATGAGCATAATTGGAGAAAACACATTCTTTTTTCTGGATAGGCATTGTGGTTATGCATTAAACTAGCATGGTGGCCGGACACTTTTCGTTAACTTTTTGAATGCTAAAGAAATTAACCAAATTATAAATGAAGCTGttaattggattttttttctgCTTTGTGCAGTGGTGGAATGAATGGGTATCTATGTCTTTGTAGTGGAGATCCATGCCCTCCTATCTTTAGATCTCCTGTTAAAGGAATGGAAGATATAATGGATAATCAAGTCATGTAATCTCAGTTGCTGCAAAATTATCAGTTTACATTATTTCTTGAAGAAAATTATGCATTAATGACTCTTTTCTCCAGATGTTCAATTTACAAACTTCCAGATGCACATAAGCACATCACCCGGCCACCGGCTGGTGTTATTATTCCAAAGAAGGTATATAGTAATTTTACATGTTTACTCATTTTCTGTTATTTCTTCACGTGTTAGGAATATCTGTATACGttgaaaatcctgatcttatcgcCCTTGTTTAACTAAATTTTTTCCCCGTGATCCAGCTGGACATGTGGATTGTTATAGTTTTCCTTATAAAGAACTAATACAGTTTCTGACATTTTTGTAATTTGCCTAGTTCGAATAGGAAGGGGAAGATGaacgaaaaaaatataaataaataagtaaattaGATTCTGTTCATTAAGTCAAGACCACCTGCAGTCAGTTGTAGTGCTGTATGGCAATTGGTAAGATAAGGACTCTTAGCTTATCTCATCTAATTTAGTCTTGGAAGAGTCCTGAATGTTTTTGTACTAACAAAATATACCCATATCTGTGTGAATAACAACCAGCTATTCATTTATTTTGGATCCTATTTACTAGTACCAACTGGGTGTCTTTATGAATTCTGTAGGCTGTTCTTATTTCTACTATCAAATTACATGAATCCACACAGAGTTTGTACTTTTGCATCTGTAATAGCATATTGTTTTGGAGTATCCTcaaatttgtatccatttttaAGCCCACATTTATTTGCAAGTGAAATATACAATTTTAAAGTGTGATGACTTTGTGATGATATTTTATAATATGGATTTGTGTCATTTTTATAATATTCACACAGGGTGTTGGACTTTTTGCATCTCATCATTATATGTGTCTTATGTTTAACATATAAACCTTCAAATTTGATTCTTAATATGTAATAACCAGTAAAATGTGATTTTTGAAATTTGCTAGTTCATGTTGGATAAATTATCTTGGCTTTATGGTACTTATTGTAGGTTGATAAAGTAGTTAAATTTCTCTTTATTATTTATTGAAAGGGTGGCCTGTTCCTGCTTGTGCTGGGTTCAGTGGAAGATCAATATATGAAACCCTATCCctttaagtagagaaatggttttgTGACTTGAAACCAGGTGACTCATGTTGCAAAGGATCATCATTATATTCTTCCTAGAAGGAAAATGCAGGAGAAATCCcccatatttttttattcatgacaTGTGAATTGGATGTTGGAAAGACAGTTGTTTTAAGCCTAATAGAACAGAAGAATTAATATGGCATGGGTGTCGTATTGATGCCTCTCGTGCTTAAAGACCATATTAAAATAGAACTGAATCACTCTAATAGAGCACCTATTCTTTTGGTTGTACAATGATCGACCATACAGGGTCATTATGCTTTCCCACAAGGTCACATAATAGTATTATTGCAATATAAGAAAAGATGATGACTGTCCTCAAGTTCAGTGAAATGAAGCACATGATTGAATTGTATGCCTTTTGCTAGCAGATTAGCTTTTGTATTCTGATTTGATTTGGAATTCAAGCATAAGATGCATAAGGGCAACGTGACATTCTGCATCCTGTTGGCTTGCGGATCCTCGACTCTAAACAGAAGATTTAAATCATGGCATTACTGAGGGCTAAAATGTTGGTCAAGGCTCGCCATTTTGGTGTGGCCTTAGTGTTTAaatatttgctaaaagtatgtgaTGATCCTTCTGACGAAGGAATTCGTCGATGTTGTTCCAATACTCAGGGGGCCAAGTGCATCAGAAGTTCACTCATTTTCCACTTTGATTTCTA encodes the following:
- the LOC135587194 gene encoding 5'-3' exoribonuclease 3-like isoform X2, with amino-acid sequence MSYVRLQRNLPGYDPNTRHCLYGLDADLIMLALATHEVHFSILREIVFTPGQQDKCFLCGQMGHLAANCQGNAKRKSGEFDEKSEDVSVAKKPYQFLNIWTLREYLEYEFRIPNPPFEVDFERIVDDFIFICFFVGNDFLPHMPTLEIREGAINLLMAVYKKEFMVMGGYLTDSSTPNLSRVEHFIQAVGSYEDKIFQKRSRLHQRQAERIKREKAQIKRGDDIDPQVRTDLIVPVTRFQGSRLASGALPSPYQQIGSSYNLESTVSMRRENQVGRSTGAMPVDIQTSRSRTYDSKGVNDRARKIARLSSSGATIGAAIVEAENSFEVEICENREELKTKLKELLKEKSDLFNSENPVEDKVKLGEPGWKDRYYQEKFSAKYPEEIEAIQKDVVLRYTEGLCWVMHYYYEGVCSWQWFYPYHYAPFASDMKDLGGLNISFKLGSPFKPFDQLMGVFPAASAHALPIHYRRLMSDPTSPILDFYPTDFEVDMNGKRFSWQGIAKLPFIEEIRLLSEIKKVEHTLTEEEARRNSIMSDMLFVNVSHTLSPYIFSLTSRFSHLSAKELAEVKEKLDPASSGGMNGYLCLCSGDPCPPIFRSPVKGMEDIMDNQVICSIYKLPDAHKHITRPPAGVIIPKKTVTAGDLKPPPVLWHEDTGRKPFENGRQNPHGSISGKQLGDAAHRLVKNSLQISRDHYSGDSRVAPLSYNTSTNGLPYSAGRHHVGDQRAAAAARAGHQVGHSQHYDPRNDSGDGHGRWYDSTTSTHYYERSLGSQYERDHYSSRSYYDPHNGSSHPDARGRVPAYNYPQGGGYPYPSANRPVPQHVPYAHTQAPYNANYGDYHSYAPQQWEEQYGDERAPPPSQHTTGRSFGHHQQTTNRYTALDRSSNIRRPPPPPPGFGRQ
- the LOC135587194 gene encoding 5'-3' exoribonuclease 3-like isoform X1 encodes the protein MGVPAFYRWLAEKYPMVVVDVVEEEPVEIEGVKVPVDTSKPNPNGLEFDNLYLDMNGIIHPCFHPEDRPAPTTFDEVFQCIFDYIDRLFVMVRPRKLLYMAIDGVAPRAKMNQQRSRRFRAAKDAADAAAEEERLRQEFESEGRKLPPKQESQVFDSNVITPGTEFMAVLSTALQYYIHLRLNYDPGWKRIKVLLSDANVPGEGEHKIMSYVRLQRNLPGYDPNTRHCLYGLDADLIMLALATHEVHFSILREIVFTPGQQDKCFLCGQMGHLAANCQGNAKRKSGEFDEKSEDVSVAKKPYQFLNIWTLREYLEYEFRIPNPPFEVDFERIVDDFIFICFFVGNDFLPHMPTLEIREGAINLLMAVYKKEFMVMGGYLTDSSTPNLSRVEHFIQAVGSYEDKIFQKRSRLHQRQAERIKREKAQIKRGDDIDPQVRTDLIVPVTRFQGSRLASGALPSPYQQIGSSYNLESTVSMRRENQVGRSTGAMPVDIQTSRSRTYDSKGVNDRARKIARLSSSGATIGAAIVEAENSFEVEICENREELKTKLKELLKEKSDLFNSENPVEDKVKLGEPGWKDRYYQEKFSAKYPEEIEAIQKDVVLRYTEGLCWVMHYYYEGVCSWQWFYPYHYAPFASDMKDLGGLNISFKLGSPFKPFDQLMGVFPAASAHALPIHYRRLMSDPTSPILDFYPTDFEVDMNGKRFSWQGIAKLPFIEEIRLLSEIKKVEHTLTEEEARRNSIMSDMLFVNVSHTLSPYIFSLTSRFSHLSAKELAEVKEKLDPASSGGMNGYLCLCSGDPCPPIFRSPVKGMEDIMDNQVICSIYKLPDAHKHITRPPAGVIIPKKTVTAGDLKPPPVLWHEDTGRKPFENGRQNPHGSISGKQLGDAAHRLVKNSLQISRDHYSGDSRVAPLSYNTSTNGLPYSAGRHHVGDQRAAAAARAGHQVGHSQHYDPRNDSGDGHGRWYDSTTSTHYYERSLGSQYERDHYSSRSYYDPHNGSSHPDARGRVPAYNYPQGGGYPYPSANRPVPQHVPYAHTQAPYNANYGDYHSYAPQQWEEQYGDERAPPPSQHTTGRSFGHHQQTTNRYTALDRSSNIRRPPPPPPGFGRQ